The following proteins are co-located in the Micromonospora viridifaciens genome:
- a CDS encoding phytanoyl-CoA dioxygenase family protein, which translates to MTATLTDADVAFFRENGYLLPSRQLLPEDRLSRLELIFNEHLEARGDKLSDELDTPHYHDERLLDYLLSDEVLDWVEPLVGPNIALWSSHFISKDPFTGRATPWHEDSAYWEGRFDDYDNIVTIWLALEGGSFKENGCMRVIPGSHLDGGFSDNYRPTDMTEQTFHAELAGVDEAKAVYFELQRGEFSMHDGRIVHGARANTSATRRTGYTMRYFPSSVKMQDVPQNEGWKIWLARGVDLAGNDYANAAARA; encoded by the coding sequence ATGACTGCGACCCTGACCGACGCCGATGTGGCGTTCTTCCGCGAGAACGGCTATCTGTTGCCCAGCCGCCAACTGCTCCCGGAGGATCGCCTCTCGCGGCTCGAGCTGATCTTCAACGAGCACCTCGAAGCCAGGGGCGACAAGCTCTCCGACGAGCTCGATACGCCGCACTACCACGACGAGCGGCTGCTGGACTACCTGCTCTCCGACGAGGTTCTCGACTGGGTCGAGCCGCTGGTCGGACCGAACATCGCCCTCTGGTCGAGCCACTTCATCTCGAAGGACCCCTTCACCGGCCGGGCGACCCCCTGGCACGAGGACAGCGCGTACTGGGAGGGCCGCTTCGACGACTACGACAACATCGTCACGATCTGGCTCGCCCTCGAGGGCGGCTCGTTCAAGGAGAACGGCTGCATGCGGGTCATTCCGGGCTCGCACCTGGACGGCGGGTTCTCGGACAACTACCGGCCCACAGACATGACCGAGCAGACCTTCCACGCCGAGCTCGCCGGTGTGGACGAGGCGAAGGCCGTCTACTTCGAGTTGCAGCGCGGCGAGTTCTCGATGCATGACGGCCGAATCGTCCACGGCGCCCGAGCCAACACCAGCGCCACCCGTCGCACCGGCTACACCATGCGGTACTTCCCGAGCTCGGTGAAGATGCAGGACGTCCCACAGAACGAAGGATGGAAGATCTGGCTGGCCCGAGGGGTCGACCTCGCCGGCAACGACTACGCGAACGCAGCCGCCCGAGCGTGA
- a CDS encoding sugar phosphate isomerase/epimerase family protein, with translation MRLGLLTACLPGESLEDIARWAGGHGYAALEVAAWPDRPGRDWEASHLNVEAFGQADADRVAAILDRNGLTLSAVAYYENNLHEDREVREATHAHLRRCIDAAHLLGVRLVGTFVGRDVTLTVAENLRLAEQVLPPLVEYAAARDVRLVIENCPMEGWHPDGYPANLAYSPELWGWMAGLGLWLNYDPSHLVWLGIDPLAALEAHADRILHVQAKDVEVHVAARNRYGVFGQVLDKQPWKSGWWRYRIPGLGEVDWRRLIDALHQHGYEGVVSVEHEDPVWSGDPGRVRQGLTIAHRTLAPHVHV, from the coding sequence ATGAGACTGGGACTGCTGACCGCCTGCCTGCCCGGCGAGTCGCTCGAGGACATCGCCCGGTGGGCCGGCGGCCACGGGTACGCCGCCCTCGAGGTCGCCGCCTGGCCCGACCGGCCCGGCCGCGACTGGGAGGCCAGCCACCTGAACGTCGAGGCATTCGGGCAGGCCGACGCCGACAGGGTCGCCGCGATCCTCGACCGGAACGGCCTGACTCTGTCGGCGGTCGCGTACTACGAGAACAACCTGCATGAGGACCGGGAGGTTCGCGAGGCGACGCACGCGCACCTGCGCCGGTGCATCGACGCCGCCCACCTGCTCGGCGTGCGCCTGGTCGGCACCTTCGTCGGCCGCGACGTGACGCTCACGGTGGCCGAGAACCTCCGGCTGGCCGAGCAGGTGCTGCCGCCGCTGGTCGAGTACGCCGCGGCCCGCGACGTACGCCTCGTGATCGAGAACTGCCCGATGGAGGGCTGGCATCCCGACGGCTATCCGGCCAACCTCGCGTACTCGCCCGAGCTCTGGGGCTGGATGGCCGGCCTCGGGCTGTGGCTCAACTACGACCCCTCGCACCTGGTCTGGCTCGGCATCGACCCACTGGCGGCGCTCGAGGCGCACGCCGACCGGATCCTGCACGTTCAGGCCAAGGACGTCGAGGTGCACGTCGCCGCCCGCAACCGCTATGGGGTGTTCGGGCAGGTGCTCGACAAGCAGCCCTGGAAGAGCGGGTGGTGGCGCTACCGCATCCCCGGCCTCGGTGAGGTCGACTGGCGGCGCCTGATCGACGCGCTCCACCAGCACGGGTACGAGGGTGTCGTCTCCGTCGAGCACGAGGACCCGGTCTGGAGCGGTGACCCCGGCCGCGTCCGCCAAGGTTTGACCATCGCACACCGCACCCTCGCCCCGCACGTCCACGTCTGA
- a CDS encoding type 1 glutamine amidotransferase family protein — MHRGVYFDAWFPRQHCYHPSLPPRRLRMVDELVDYRATVLVWSAMGGGSLALPYLEQEAFGPVDARSRFYGFVNDSEFIAACHERGIKVLGIIFEAQGWEFPVELTDQEDAVLALNELRGVGRRDWMGLREFSSNRYPKLWKPIEHYFPGGLVNSDGDPVTDLIEECVARDIHGRPCHAHWVECPDREHQCFYMDRNNPVWREYLKAVIRIQVDAGVDGIQLDEAELPMGAFQYGACFCKDCMKGFRAHLQGLKPSEVDVVLDGVDLETFHYGDWLLAQGHDFKSDRESTPLFGDYYAFQCLSIKRYFAELADYAREYARSRGREIIVSGNFFNLEPMYLALADDVDLIITEMRNTTYRQPDWYRYVAAFAGDKDVVVVENPYGGVVPELIDLLGKGKGYDLFRLSLFEAAAMGSNMSVPYGSWMGSVIEDSFYAPHELASEIQAFLADHEQLFARRTANDVAVVFSVESTRELIGKADAGDNTTNARDESVVVPYRVVTKTLSDAAVPYDVVIWPDGVTAPDRSSSEALLRYSTVILPDVFALTEGQVAAVEGYLAAGGTVVVTDRVASSLPRHGGVRIARRAVLDELLPHGRQVETTVSAAANVQHLADGSYALHLVNYDYDRDVDAVRALTDVPLRVRLPKEREHATVVTSDGTRTPLEVVREEGAHVVRLGSLGVYAIVVFHDGELP, encoded by the coding sequence ATGCACCGCGGCGTCTACTTCGATGCCTGGTTCCCCCGCCAGCACTGCTACCACCCAAGTCTCCCGCCCCGCCGGCTGCGAATGGTCGACGAGCTCGTCGACTACCGCGCCACCGTGCTGGTGTGGTCTGCCATGGGCGGTGGCTCGCTGGCACTGCCGTACCTCGAGCAGGAGGCGTTCGGCCCGGTCGACGCCCGCTCGCGCTTCTACGGCTTCGTCAACGACAGCGAGTTCATCGCCGCCTGCCACGAGCGTGGCATCAAGGTGCTGGGCATCATTTTCGAGGCCCAGGGCTGGGAGTTCCCGGTCGAGCTGACCGACCAGGAGGACGCCGTCCTCGCCCTCAATGAGCTGCGCGGCGTGGGAAGGCGCGACTGGATGGGGCTGCGTGAGTTCTCGTCCAACCGCTACCCGAAGCTCTGGAAGCCGATCGAACACTACTTCCCCGGCGGGCTGGTGAACTCCGACGGTGACCCGGTCACCGACCTGATCGAGGAGTGCGTGGCCCGCGACATCCACGGCCGGCCCTGCCATGCGCACTGGGTGGAGTGCCCGGATCGCGAGCACCAGTGCTTCTACATGGACCGCAACAACCCGGTCTGGCGCGAGTACCTCAAGGCAGTGATCAGGATCCAGGTCGATGCCGGTGTCGACGGGATCCAGCTCGACGAGGCCGAGCTGCCGATGGGTGCATTCCAGTACGGCGCTTGCTTCTGCAAGGACTGCATGAAGGGTTTCCGCGCCCACCTCCAGGGGCTGAAACCCTCGGAGGTGGACGTCGTGCTCGACGGGGTCGACCTCGAGACCTTCCACTACGGCGACTGGCTGCTCGCGCAGGGCCACGACTTCAAGTCGGACCGCGAGTCGACGCCGCTGTTCGGCGACTACTACGCCTTCCAGTGCCTGTCGATCAAGAGGTATTTCGCCGAGCTCGCCGACTACGCCCGCGAGTACGCGCGGTCGCGCGGCCGCGAGATCATCGTCTCCGGCAACTTCTTCAACCTCGAGCCGATGTACCTCGCCCTCGCCGACGACGTCGACCTGATCATCACGGAGATGCGGAACACGACGTACCGCCAGCCGGACTGGTACCGGTACGTCGCGGCGTTCGCCGGTGACAAGGATGTCGTAGTCGTCGAGAACCCGTACGGCGGTGTTGTTCCGGAGCTGATCGACCTGCTCGGAAAGGGCAAGGGGTACGACCTGTTCCGGCTCTCGCTGTTCGAGGCGGCGGCGATGGGCTCGAACATGTCGGTGCCCTACGGTTCTTGGATGGGCAGCGTCATCGAGGACTCGTTCTACGCGCCCCACGAACTCGCCAGCGAGATCCAGGCGTTCCTGGCCGACCACGAGCAGCTGTTCGCGCGCCGGACCGCCAACGACGTCGCGGTCGTCTTCAGCGTCGAGAGCACGCGCGAGCTTATCGGCAAGGCGGACGCGGGCGACAACACCACCAACGCACGCGATGAGTCGGTGGTGGTGCCGTATCGCGTCGTGACGAAGACGCTCTCGGACGCCGCGGTGCCCTACGACGTGGTGATCTGGCCGGACGGCGTCACCGCTCCGGACCGCTCGAGCAGCGAGGCGCTGCTGCGGTACTCGACCGTGATCCTGCCGGACGTCTTCGCACTGACCGAGGGCCAGGTCGCCGCCGTCGAGGGATACCTCGCGGCCGGCGGGACGGTCGTCGTCACCGACCGGGTGGCAAGCTCCCTCCCGCGGCACGGAGGTGTCCGCATCGCGCGCCGCGCCGTGCTCGACGAGCTGCTTCCGCACGGGCGGCAGGTCGAGACCACGGTGTCGGCCGCCGCGAACGTCCAGCACCTGGCCGACGGCTCCTACGCACTGCACCTGGTCAACTACGACTACGACCGCGATGTCGACGCGGTGCGCGCGCTCACCGATGTCCCGCTCCGCGTGCGACTACCGAAAGAGCGGGAGCACGCGACCGTGGTGACGAGCGACGGGACGCGAACGCCGCTGGAGGTGGTCCGCGAGGAGGGTGCGCACGTCGTACGCCTCGGCTCGCTGGGCGTCTACGCGATCGTGGTCTTCCACGATGGGGAGCTGCCGTGA
- a CDS encoding zinc-binding dehydrogenase produces MRIAALRGRETLEVEEAPVPSIEPDEVLVRVVASGVCASELEPWLTGPPVGEVRYPGHEVSGVVVEIGAEVTVPAVGDRVGVWVTERGFAEYVAVRAAYCFPAGDGRLDEALAEPIACSVNALEAADVRLGDDVVIIGAGFMGNLVQKLAALRGPRHLIVADARADALERAVRLGATRTVDVTKESLPEVVRSLTGGRGADITFECTGTQRALTVCGDTTRMSGTITIVGFHQGADRTIPLAYWNWMAFRVVNAHFRDVAVIMRGMSVGMRLLAGGVLSMDGLVSHRFPLEEINTAFATLREKPDGFVKAVVTFPEP; encoded by the coding sequence GTGAGGATCGCGGCGCTGCGTGGGCGCGAGACCTTGGAGGTCGAGGAGGCCCCGGTTCCGTCGATCGAGCCGGATGAGGTGCTGGTCCGCGTCGTGGCCTCGGGCGTGTGCGCGTCGGAGCTCGAGCCGTGGCTGACCGGTCCGCCGGTGGGGGAGGTCCGGTACCCGGGCCACGAGGTCAGCGGCGTGGTCGTCGAGATCGGCGCCGAGGTGACCGTGCCGGCGGTCGGGGACCGGGTCGGCGTCTGGGTCACCGAGCGGGGCTTCGCGGAGTACGTAGCGGTGCGCGCGGCGTACTGCTTCCCGGCGGGCGACGGCCGGCTCGACGAGGCGCTCGCGGAGCCGATCGCCTGCTCCGTCAACGCCCTCGAGGCCGCCGACGTCCGCCTGGGCGACGACGTGGTCATCATCGGGGCCGGATTCATGGGGAACCTGGTGCAGAAGCTCGCCGCGCTGCGCGGCCCACGGCACCTGATCGTGGCCGACGCGCGCGCCGACGCCCTGGAGCGCGCTGTGCGGCTCGGCGCCACGCGGACCGTTGACGTGACGAAGGAGTCACTGCCCGAGGTCGTACGGTCCCTCACGGGCGGGCGCGGCGCCGATATCACCTTCGAGTGCACGGGCACTCAACGCGCCCTCACGGTGTGCGGTGACACCACCCGGATGAGCGGCACGATCACAATCGTCGGCTTCCATCAGGGCGCCGATCGCACCATCCCGCTGGCCTACTGGAACTGGATGGCGTTCAGGGTCGTCAACGCCCACTTCCGTGACGTCGCGGTGATCATGCGCGGCATGTCGGTCGGCATGCGCCTCCTCGCCGGCGGCGTGCTGTCGATGGACGGCCTCGTCAGCCACCGCTTCCCGCTCGAGGAGATCAACACCGCCTTCGCCACGCTGCGCGAGAAGCCTGATGGGTTCGTGAAGGCGGTCGTGACGTTCCCGGAGCCGTGA
- a CDS encoding LacI family DNA-binding transcriptional regulator, whose translation MARNLRTRQSHMIAVVVPDITNPFYAVLTRGLADAVDAAGHGTYVCNTDGQHDRERKFFQDAMDRGVDGIVFASGETASQVTFGEADKQTPIICIGDHLDHPLCDAVIPDDETGSRAAGSFLASRGYQRIAMIQGPPHYGAARTAGFRSAMQAAKRKVPAERMVRGDWTRKGGYEAMKTLMALEVRPDAVFCANDLMAIGALDVAHELGLSVPQDVAIVGFDDVDAATIVTPRLTTVRNPAYEAGGTAGDLLMSRMSGRYTGAGRTVVLPCPLIERGTA comes from the coding sequence GTGGCCCGCAACCTGCGGACCCGGCAGTCGCACATGATCGCGGTCGTCGTCCCCGACATCACCAACCCGTTCTACGCCGTGCTCACCCGAGGCCTGGCGGACGCCGTCGACGCCGCAGGGCACGGGACGTACGTCTGCAACACCGACGGCCAGCACGACCGAGAGCGCAAGTTCTTCCAGGACGCCATGGACCGCGGAGTGGACGGCATCGTCTTCGCGTCCGGCGAGACCGCGTCGCAGGTCACGTTCGGGGAGGCCGACAAGCAGACTCCCATCATCTGCATCGGTGATCATCTCGACCATCCCCTCTGCGACGCGGTCATCCCTGACGATGAGACCGGCTCTCGCGCTGCCGGCTCCTTCTTGGCCTCGCGCGGCTACCAGCGGATCGCAATGATCCAGGGCCCGCCTCACTACGGCGCGGCGCGCACGGCGGGCTTCCGTTCGGCCATGCAGGCCGCGAAGCGGAAGGTCCCCGCCGAACGGATGGTGCGCGGCGACTGGACCCGCAAGGGAGGCTACGAGGCCATGAAGACGCTCATGGCGCTCGAGGTCCGACCCGACGCCGTCTTCTGCGCTAACGACCTGATGGCGATCGGAGCGCTCGACGTGGCCCACGAGCTCGGACTCTCCGTCCCGCAGGACGTGGCCATCGTGGGCTTCGACGACGTCGACGCCGCCACTATCGTGACACCGCGGCTGACCACGGTCCGCAACCCCGCGTACGAGGCCGGCGGCACAGCCGGCGACCTGCTGATGAGCCGGATGTCGGGCCGCTACACCGGTGCCGGACGGACCGTCGTGCTGCCCTGCCCGCTGATCGAGCGCGGAACCGCCTGA
- a CDS encoding AraC family transcriptional regulator: MTDLVERFSSESLLLPDSGARVMRPRLRTVDVHWHDYYELCLVVSGAAEHVVNGVPRPIGRGSAFLLSPADFHAIRPIGHEPLGCYNTVIDPGLMERQLAGLGPPPVGDLPWQTDDFLDAEVDLRRLQAEFEEPRLGSARLVEALVGCLVVELARRQLVEGAVADHRLGVSDELRAAVRFVDRHFREPISLADAARRAHLSSNYFSERFREYTGSSFQLYLQERRLRFARSLLASTSLSVTEVCHAAGFNSLSHFGRAYRRRYGSAPSDRSGGHAAALSGISGPS; the protein is encoded by the coding sequence ATGACCGACCTGGTCGAGCGGTTCAGCAGCGAGTCGCTGCTCCTTCCCGACAGCGGTGCGCGGGTGATGCGCCCACGGCTACGCACCGTCGACGTGCACTGGCACGACTACTACGAACTGTGCCTGGTGGTCTCAGGGGCGGCTGAGCACGTGGTGAACGGTGTCCCGCGACCCATCGGCCGGGGAAGTGCCTTCCTGCTGTCGCCCGCGGACTTCCACGCCATCCGGCCGATCGGTCACGAGCCGCTCGGCTGCTACAACACCGTCATCGACCCGGGGCTCATGGAACGACAGCTCGCCGGGCTGGGGCCGCCCCCGGTCGGTGACCTCCCGTGGCAGACCGACGACTTTCTCGATGCGGAAGTCGACCTGCGCCGGCTCCAGGCCGAGTTCGAGGAGCCACGGCTGGGCAGCGCACGACTGGTCGAGGCGCTCGTAGGATGCCTGGTGGTCGAGCTCGCGCGGCGCCAACTGGTCGAGGGCGCGGTCGCCGACCACCGCCTCGGCGTGTCCGATGAACTGCGGGCCGCGGTCCGCTTCGTCGACCGGCACTTTCGCGAGCCGATCTCGCTCGCCGACGCCGCCCGGCGGGCGCACTTGTCGTCGAACTACTTCAGCGAGCGGTTCCGCGAGTACACCGGCTCGTCCTTCCAGCTCTACCTGCAGGAGCGCCGTCTGCGGTTCGCCCGTTCCCTGCTCGCGTCGACCTCGTTGTCCGTGACCGAGGTGTGTCACGCCGCCGGCTTCAACAGCCTCTCGCACTTCGGTCGTGCCTACCGGCGCCGGTACGGCAGCGCTCCATCGGACCGCTCGGGCGGACACGCAGCCGCGCTCTCAGGAATCTCGGGGCCGTCATAA
- a CDS encoding ABC transporter substrate-binding protein, giving the protein MKDPASPQTVTFFSWVGNEPQMKQMAAEFNKRHPNITIKFENAPAEQAQQVLSTRIAGNTAPDVAYINASDTSDYAARGALVDLGGYMERSEIVKPDNYVDGFKTFVTWNDKMWGLPFDGETTGLFYRTDRFKEAGIDGPPKTWDEFKAAAEKLTDTANGKYGFEMFASESAYYWYPWLYQAGGDALTKDGKDIAFDSAQGKTAADFYVNLAKYSPRDYLNSNSYDGRVAFAKGDVAMYVAGAWFAGTLADEYPKITGKWAAAPLPDGVAGCKTTIAGDSLVMFNKTKVSDAAWLWMEFLSQPDNLANWTYKTEGTLLPPTKSLLGGADLAKEKPVLKPFADLMSCGVASTVSNPKYPRIETILNEELGKAIYGDQTAAEALDNAAQQGRAILAH; this is encoded by the coding sequence GTGAAGGACCCGGCCTCGCCGCAGACCGTGACGTTCTTCTCCTGGGTCGGCAACGAACCGCAGATGAAGCAGATGGCCGCCGAGTTCAACAAGCGGCACCCGAACATCACGATCAAATTCGAGAACGCCCCCGCGGAACAGGCGCAGCAGGTGCTCAGCACCCGCATCGCCGGCAACACCGCCCCAGACGTCGCCTACATCAACGCAAGCGACACCAGCGACTACGCCGCCAGAGGGGCGCTCGTCGACCTTGGCGGCTACATGGAGCGCAGCGAGATCGTGAAGCCGGACAACTACGTCGATGGCTTCAAGACGTTCGTCACCTGGAACGACAAGATGTGGGGACTGCCGTTCGACGGCGAGACGACCGGTCTGTTCTACCGGACCGACCGCTTCAAAGAGGCCGGGATCGACGGCCCGCCGAAGACCTGGGACGAGTTCAAGGCCGCCGCAGAGAAGCTCACCGACACGGCGAACGGCAAGTACGGCTTCGAGATGTTCGCCTCGGAGTCGGCGTACTACTGGTACCCATGGCTCTACCAGGCCGGTGGCGACGCGCTGACCAAGGACGGCAAGGACATCGCCTTCGACAGCGCGCAGGGCAAGACGGCAGCCGACTTCTACGTGAACCTCGCCAAGTACTCCCCGCGGGACTACCTCAACTCCAACTCCTACGACGGCCGGGTGGCGTTCGCGAAGGGCGACGTGGCGATGTACGTGGCGGGCGCCTGGTTCGCTGGCACCCTCGCGGACGAGTATCCGAAGATCACGGGCAAGTGGGCGGCGGCGCCGCTCCCCGACGGGGTCGCCGGGTGCAAGACCACCATCGCCGGAGACTCGCTGGTGATGTTCAACAAGACGAAGGTCTCCGACGCCGCGTGGCTGTGGATGGAGTTCCTCTCGCAGCCCGACAACCTGGCCAACTGGACGTACAAGACCGAGGGTACGCTGCTGCCTCCGACGAAGTCGCTGCTCGGCGGCGCCGACCTCGCCAAGGAGAAGCCGGTCCTTAAGCCCTTCGCCGACTTGATGTCGTGCGGCGTCGCGAGCACGGTCTCCAATCCGAAGTACCCGCGGATCGAGACCATCCTCAACGAGGAACTCGGCAAGGCCATCTATGGCGACCAGACCGCCGCGGAGGCGCTGGACAACGCCGCCCAGCAGGGCCGGGCGATCCTCGCCCACTGA
- a CDS encoding carbohydrate ABC transporter permease, translating into MLIFSVFTLAALIFAVYLTFRRWSIIEPDKPFVGLDNYRDMIHDERFTESVLNTIYFSGASVPLSMAIGLLLALLLNLPLRLRGLFRTAFYLPVVTPFVVSAILWKWLYNGDYGLFNHYLLQAHIIDAPLLWLSDKNLAMPAVILMSVWAGTGFSMVVYLAGLQAIPEELYESARIDGAGVWQRLRYITIPMLRPTTLFLLVMGIISSLQVFTQIFVMTSGGPVNRTTTMVYYMYLWAFKYFDMGYASTLAFALFLMLLVITALQLRLVRQGFEA; encoded by the coding sequence ATGCTGATCTTCTCGGTCTTCACGCTGGCCGCCCTGATCTTCGCCGTCTACCTGACATTCCGCCGGTGGAGCATCATCGAGCCGGACAAGCCGTTCGTCGGCCTGGACAACTATCGCGACATGATCCACGATGAGCGGTTCACCGAATCGGTGCTGAACACCATCTACTTCAGCGGCGCCTCGGTTCCACTCTCGATGGCGATCGGACTGCTGCTGGCGCTTCTGCTCAACCTGCCGTTGCGGTTGCGCGGCCTGTTCCGGACCGCGTTCTACCTTCCGGTCGTCACCCCGTTCGTGGTCTCCGCCATCCTCTGGAAGTGGCTCTACAACGGTGACTACGGCCTGTTCAACCACTACCTGCTGCAGGCGCACATCATCGACGCCCCCTTGCTGTGGCTGTCGGACAAGAACCTCGCGATGCCGGCGGTCATCCTGATGAGCGTGTGGGCGGGCACCGGCTTTTCGATGGTGGTCTACCTCGCCGGGCTGCAGGCGATCCCCGAGGAGCTCTACGAGTCGGCCCGCATCGACGGTGCCGGCGTATGGCAACGCCTGCGGTACATCACGATCCCCATGCTCCGGCCCACCACCCTGTTCTTGCTCGTCATGGGGATCATCAGCTCGCTGCAGGTCTTCACCCAGATCTTCGTGATGACCAGCGGTGGACCGGTCAACAGGACGACGACGATGGTCTACTACATGTATCTCTGGGCGTTCAAGTACTTCGACATGGGCTATGCCAGCACCTTGGCGTTCGCGCTCTTCCTCATGCTGCTCGTGATCACGGCGCTCCAACTGCGCCTTGTCCGGCAGGGGTTCGAGGCATGA
- a CDS encoding carbohydrate ABC transporter permease, with amino-acid sequence MSGVVEGVDLRQAAPEPAPPARRSPGRKPRNGIQFRWQQKVLTYLVLTPLAILFVAPFAWLISASFQPMGEIFSTSPHWVPNDPTLDGYKGFLDVGQLTKAQQGQGHGDWRWFANSAFVAIMITVLQTFFNALCAYCFAKRRFPGRNVIFMLFLATMMVPGQVTLIPNYLIIKHIPFFGGNDWMGNGGHGWLDSYWGLIMPGIVSAFGIFLIRQYMLSIPDQLLEAARIDGASEFRIFWSVVLPLCAPALAANAIFTFQGAWEDFFWPLIILSSPEKITAPVGLALFVVQNRTSWTLLFAGSVIAALPMIIVFLVFQRKFVQGIALTGVKG; translated from the coding sequence ATGAGCGGCGTCGTCGAAGGAGTCGACCTGCGTCAGGCGGCGCCGGAGCCCGCTCCGCCGGCCCGAAGGTCGCCGGGCCGGAAGCCGCGGAACGGGATCCAGTTCAGGTGGCAGCAGAAGGTGCTCACGTACCTGGTGCTCACCCCGCTCGCGATCTTGTTCGTGGCCCCGTTCGCATGGCTGATCAGCGCGTCGTTTCAGCCGATGGGGGAGATCTTCTCCACGTCGCCGCACTGGGTCCCGAACGACCCGACCCTGGACGGCTACAAGGGATTTTTGGATGTCGGTCAGCTCACCAAGGCCCAGCAGGGCCAGGGACACGGTGACTGGCGGTGGTTCGCGAACAGCGCCTTCGTCGCGATCATGATCACCGTGCTGCAGACGTTCTTCAACGCCCTGTGCGCCTACTGCTTCGCCAAGCGCCGGTTCCCCGGCCGCAACGTGATCTTCATGCTCTTCCTGGCGACGATGATGGTTCCCGGCCAGGTCACGCTCATCCCGAACTACCTGATCATCAAGCACATCCCGTTCTTCGGCGGCAACGACTGGATGGGGAACGGCGGGCACGGCTGGCTGGACTCCTACTGGGGTCTGATCATGCCGGGGATCGTGTCGGCATTCGGCATCTTCCTCATCCGTCAGTACATGCTCTCGATTCCGGACCAACTGCTGGAGGCCGCCCGCATCGACGGTGCGAGCGAGTTCCGGATCTTCTGGTCCGTCGTGCTGCCGCTGTGCGCGCCGGCGCTCGCGGCAAACGCGATCTTCACCTTCCAAGGGGCGTGGGAGGACTTCTTCTGGCCCCTGATCATCCTGTCCAGCCCCGAAAAGATCACCGCACCCGTGGGCCTCGCGCTGTTCGTGGTGCAGAACCGCACGTCCTGGACATTGCTCTTCGCCGGGTCGGTGATCGCGGCCCTGCCGATGATCATTGTGTTCCTCGTCTTCCAGCGGAAGTTCGTGCAGGGCATCGCCCTCACCGGCGTGAAGGGCTGA
- a CDS encoding cupin domain-containing protein, with amino-acid sequence MLTRLLEAGNGVLRCEPAWVARDFLPPGRRLGLPENAYDVGERGAICERWLASTTKADNRVGPEDEGLSDVVGEHGERLLLRDAVAADPAAILGAAYAASHPAGLGRLAKIFDYAYRLPYHIHPPQEFASLVGRNAKDESYHFLPGVDPGAHPETFFGVHPWIAEESAHEVLLPYLADWDSDLILRHARAELQVAGEGFHVPSGVLHAPGTALTLELQEDSDVLSMFQALNAGRIISKDLLFKDVRPRDREKHGERFPLGFVDWEVNGDPWFYENRHLSPQPVVGADGDGEETWVFYNTSKYAGKRLVVPPGGVHRLREPGVYSVFAWTGDGRLAGHEVRGGEPGRDELVVTHDAATREHEVANTGREDLVVFLFFGPDLHTEAPSIAGRAR; translated from the coding sequence GTGCTCACCCGGCTGCTCGAAGCCGGAAACGGCGTGCTCAGGTGCGAGCCGGCTTGGGTCGCGCGCGACTTCCTGCCGCCGGGCCGGCGGCTGGGCCTCCCCGAGAACGCCTACGACGTCGGAGAGCGTGGCGCGATCTGCGAGCGGTGGCTCGCCTCAACGACGAAGGCGGACAACCGCGTCGGTCCCGAGGACGAGGGGCTCAGCGACGTCGTGGGGGAGCACGGCGAGCGGCTCCTGCTGCGCGACGCCGTGGCCGCCGACCCGGCGGCGATCCTGGGCGCGGCGTACGCCGCCTCGCACCCCGCGGGACTGGGGCGGCTGGCAAAGATTTTCGACTACGCCTACCGGCTGCCCTACCACATCCATCCGCCCCAGGAGTTCGCGTCGCTGGTCGGCCGCAACGCCAAGGACGAGTCCTACCATTTCCTGCCGGGTGTCGACCCGGGCGCGCACCCGGAGACGTTCTTCGGCGTGCACCCGTGGATCGCGGAGGAGTCAGCGCACGAGGTGCTGTTGCCCTACCTCGCCGACTGGGACAGCGACCTGATCCTTCGGCATGCCCGCGCGGAGCTGCAGGTCGCCGGCGAGGGATTCCATGTGCCGTCCGGTGTGCTGCACGCCCCCGGCACGGCTCTCACCCTCGAGTTGCAGGAGGACTCCGACGTCCTGTCGATGTTCCAGGCGTTGAACGCCGGCCGGATCATCTCCAAGGACCTGCTGTTCAAGGACGTCCGTCCGCGGGACCGCGAGAAGCACGGCGAGCGGTTCCCGCTCGGCTTCGTGGACTGGGAGGTGAACGGCGACCCATGGTTCTACGAGAACCGCCACCTGAGCCCGCAGCCCGTCGTCGGCGCGGACGGCGATGGCGAGGAGACCTGGGTCTTCTACAACACCAGCAAGTACGCCGGGAAGCGTCTCGTCGTCCCGCCGGGCGGCGTCCACCGGCTGCGCGAGCCCGGCGTCTACAGCGTCTTCGCCTGGACCGGTGACGGCAGGCTCGCCGGGCACGAGGTGCGCGGCGGCGAGCCGGGCCGGGACGAACTGGTGGTCACCCACGACGCGGCGACCCGCGAGCACGAGGTCGCCAACACCGGAAGAGAGGACCTCGTGGTGTTCCTGTTCTTCGGGCCCGACCTCCACACGGAGGCGCCGTCCATCGCGGGCCGCGCGCGATGA